A genomic stretch from Acidobacteriota bacterium includes:
- the rfbD gene encoding dTDP-4-dehydrorhamnose reductase, whose translation MQENLKIRPLIIGAGGLVGRTLVSRLEPRFPHTVSATRAEIDICDRWGMAAEIARLRPTVVLNCAAMSNVDACEEDPEAADRVNAEGPAHLAEICRREGIRLIHFSTDYVFDGEKQGEYDEADAPGPVNHYGWSKLRGEQAVLETLVEAVVLRVSFVFGSGRPTFLDKIADQLRQGDGAVRVFEGWASRPTCTLEIAQVVERILESDLTGVWHLANPPAGSRADFARELARVLGADPERVEGTDPAAVELPARRPSRTPLATSRLERALGWKPRDWREWAAEYLGVAAGEPGEEPR comes from the coding sequence GTGCAGGAAAATCTCAAGATCCGGCCGCTGATCATCGGTGCCGGAGGACTGGTGGGCCGCACCCTGGTCAGCCGGCTCGAGCCTCGTTTTCCCCATACGGTCTCCGCCACGCGGGCCGAGATCGACATCTGCGACCGCTGGGGCATGGCCGCGGAGATAGCCCGTCTGCGGCCCACCGTGGTGCTCAACTGCGCGGCGATGTCCAACGTGGATGCCTGCGAGGAAGATCCCGAGGCCGCCGATCGCGTCAATGCCGAGGGCCCCGCGCACCTTGCGGAGATCTGCCGGCGGGAGGGCATCCGCCTGATCCATTTCTCCACCGATTATGTCTTCGATGGAGAAAAACAGGGTGAGTACGACGAGGCCGACGCACCGGGTCCCGTCAACCACTACGGCTGGAGCAAGCTGCGTGGAGAACAGGCGGTGCTGGAGACCCTCGTCGAGGCGGTCGTGCTCCGGGTTTCGTTCGTCTTCGGTTCCGGAAGACCGACTTTCCTGGACAAGATCGCCGATCAGCTGCGGCAGGGCGATGGGGCCGTGCGGGTCTTCGAGGGGTGGGCCAGTCGGCCTACCTGCACCCTGGAGATCGCCCAGGTGGTGGAGCGCATCCTCGAGTCGGATCTGACGGGGGTCTGGCACCTGGCCAATCCGCCCGCCGGCTCTCGCGCCGACTTCGCCCGCGAACTGGCGCGCGTGCTGGGCGCCGACCCGGAACGGGTGGAGGGAACCGATCCCGCCGCCGTGGAACTGCCGGCGCGGCGTCCGTCCCGTACCCCGCTGGCCACCTCGCGCCTCGAGCGAGCCCTGGGCTGGAAGCCCCGGGACTGGCGGGAATGGGCCGCGGAATACCTGGGAGTGGCGGCTGGTGAGCCGGGGGAGGAGCCCCGATGA
- the lptD gene encoding LPS assembly protein LptD codes for MRRCLAIGLAFLGGFPAARAALPLAGAGVGFDRVVADRIQSGPGDDHWLLLKGNVILEGPEAKILADEVFVDQDRKIAEATGNVVLGIPGAVLSGSRLIYRYEAGTGEMDEAVAFLEENGAILRAARLELLEKGKVRVEKAVFTTCSQPVPYWSFRMRRGVFDLGRYAHLRGVSFRAGRVPVFYTPFLVWPIKEDRASGFLFPEFGSSDKLGQTLSLPYYWVLGEHADITLYFDAHTRVGAALGAELAWLPTWNGRARGRGYWINDQVRRRTRYRFEWEQRQDLPRDFKLTAKLETISDFDYTTDYETDLARSSTPQTYSTVDITRNWSWYSLSLRARRHKQYFVGGTLDSRLLTGQVVNSQLPEIELRGRSQRLGRSPFYLSFESSIAGFEKRILEPPDGMPGVHSDEELETRVLNRWGRVDVNPRLSVPLVRRSWLDFQLSAGWRGTWYTHANAPDAGADLSLVSEPLFRSLWNAGFSLAGPRLQRVFPTPKWSFSPKLKHVIEPFVEYRWRPPAGVDQREIVVFDEIDSVPGELSDFRYGVRQRLFALRPPGIGRSSGVASAEDASLEAVEKEAEQEAKRSEQAEAEPEAMPRLEVTENLNPTEIASLEIYQSYSLVRDLGRVYTVLLDPETLEPRRDPLTGRVVTVTTGVRSFSPITIRGRFNPTHEQALDVAYTFDPANNVLTETQVSALMGSGERGYFQGSWYRRRPSNPAATNPTNFLRTRWGRTFSRRFSGQVDLDYNLEDGRLDHQYYLLRYSTQCCSFQLGWDRRDFVGNDRNEIRLVVDLAGIGQILDLKDSR; via the coding sequence ATGAGGCGCTGCCTTGCCATAGGGCTCGCGTTCCTCGGCGGGTTCCCGGCGGCCCGGGCGGCCTTGCCCCTGGCCGGTGCCGGAGTGGGTTTCGACCGTGTCGTCGCCGATCGCATCCAAAGCGGCCCCGGTGACGACCACTGGCTGCTGCTGAAAGGGAATGTGATCCTCGAAGGGCCGGAGGCGAAGATCCTGGCCGACGAGGTCTTCGTCGATCAGGACCGCAAGATCGCCGAGGCGACGGGAAACGTCGTGCTCGGCATCCCCGGAGCGGTGCTCAGTGGATCCCGCCTGATCTATCGTTACGAGGCCGGGACCGGGGAGATGGACGAGGCGGTCGCTTTTCTCGAGGAAAACGGCGCGATCCTGCGTGCCGCACGCCTCGAGTTGCTCGAGAAGGGCAAGGTGCGGGTCGAAAAGGCGGTGTTTACCACCTGCAGCCAGCCGGTGCCCTACTGGTCGTTTCGCATGCGTCGCGGGGTCTTCGACCTGGGCCGTTACGCCCACCTGCGGGGGGTTTCCTTCCGCGCGGGCAGGGTGCCCGTGTTCTACACGCCCTTTCTGGTCTGGCCGATCAAGGAAGACCGGGCCTCCGGCTTTCTCTTCCCCGAGTTCGGCTCCTCCGACAAGCTCGGCCAGACCCTGTCCCTGCCCTACTACTGGGTGCTCGGGGAGCATGCTGATATCACTCTCTATTTCGATGCGCATACGCGGGTGGGGGCAGCGTTGGGTGCGGAACTCGCATGGCTGCCCACCTGGAACGGTCGGGCCCGCGGCCGGGGTTACTGGATCAACGACCAGGTACGTCGCCGCACCCGCTACCGTTTCGAATGGGAACAACGGCAGGACCTGCCCCGGGACTTCAAACTGACCGCCAAGCTGGAGACGATCTCCGACTTCGACTACACCACCGACTACGAGACCGACCTGGCCCGCTCGTCGACGCCCCAGACCTATTCCACGGTGGATATCACCCGCAACTGGTCCTGGTATTCCCTCTCCTTGCGCGCCCGGCGGCACAAGCAGTATTTCGTGGGGGGGACTCTCGACAGTCGTTTGCTCACCGGCCAGGTGGTCAACAGCCAGTTGCCGGAAATCGAGTTGCGGGGCCGCAGTCAGAGGTTGGGGAGGAGCCCGTTCTATCTTTCGTTCGAGAGTTCGATCGCCGGTTTCGAAAAGCGCATTCTCGAGCCCCCCGACGGCATGCCCGGTGTCCACAGCGACGAGGAACTGGAGACGCGAGTGCTCAATCGATGGGGCCGGGTGGATGTCAATCCCCGACTCAGTGTGCCCCTGGTGCGTCGCAGCTGGCTCGACTTTCAGCTCTCCGCCGGCTGGCGCGGCACCTGGTACACCCACGCCAACGCACCGGATGCGGGCGCGGATCTGTCGCTGGTCTCCGAGCCCTTGTTCCGCAGCCTGTGGAATGCCGGGTTCAGCCTGGCGGGTCCGCGCCTTCAGCGGGTCTTTCCCACGCCGAAGTGGAGCTTCTCGCCCAAGCTCAAGCACGTGATCGAGCCCTTCGTGGAGTATCGCTGGCGGCCGCCGGCCGGGGTCGACCAGCGGGAGATCGTCGTCTTTGACGAGATCGACTCCGTTCCGGGGGAGCTTTCCGACTTTCGCTACGGGGTGCGCCAGCGTCTTTTCGCCCTGCGCCCTCCGGGGATCGGGCGCTCGAGCGGGGTGGCCAGCGCCGAGGACGCCTCTCTCGAGGCTGTCGAGAAAGAGGCCGAGCAGGAGGCGAAGCGCAGCGAGCAGGCGGAGGCCGAGCCCGAGGCGATGCCTCGACTGGAGGTGACCGAGAACCTCAACCCCACCGAGATCGCCAGCCTGGAGATCTACCAGTCCTATTCGCTGGTGCGTGACCTGGGGCGGGTCTACACGGTTCTCCTCGATCCCGAGACTCTCGAGCCCCGTCGCGATCCTCTCACCGGCCGGGTGGTGACGGTCACCACCGGTGTGCGTTCCTTCTCGCCGATCACCATCCGTGGTCGTTTCAACCCGACCCACGAGCAGGCCCTCGACGTGGCCTACACCTTCGATCCGGCCAACAACGTCCTGACCGAGACCCAGGTCTCGGCCCTGATGGGCAGCGGTGAGCGGGGCTACTTCCAGGGGTCGTGGTATCGGCGCCGACCGTCGAACCCGGCGGCGACGAACCCCACCAACTTCCTGCGGACGCGCTGGGGGCGCACCTTCAGCAGGCGCTTTTCCGGGCAGGTGGACCTGGACTACAACCTGGAGGACGGACGCCTGGATCACCAGTACTACCTCCTCCGCTATTCCACCCAGTGTTGCAGCTTTCAGCTCGGCTGGGATCGGCGTGATTTCGTCGGCAACGACCGCAACGAGATCCGCCTGGTGGTGGACCTGGCCGGCATCGGCCAGATTCTCGATCTGAAGGACTCCCGCTGA
- the rsmI gene encoding 16S rRNA (cytidine(1402)-2'-O)-methyltransferase, translating to MNESQTGPENRQAGRLYVVASPIGNLDDLTPRMRRALEAADLVAAEDTRRTGRLLEHLDLRRPLLSCHRFNEARSMRRLIEVLERGGTLALICDGGTPTISDPGHRLVAEAARLGHRVVPIPGPSAVIAALSVAGLPADRFYFGGFLPSRATARQRRIEAAAHLDVTVVFFEAPHRVLATLAEMESILGQRPLVLCRELTKLHEEILRGSAAEIRRALAPREKIRGEIVLVVAAGEGPAPREADAALREAYRAALDAEGGDRRRALRRLSRQLGRPRQELKEQLPEDG from the coding sequence GTGAACGAGTCGCAGACCGGCCCCGAAAACCGCCAGGCCGGCCGCCTCTACGTGGTGGCCTCCCCCATCGGAAACCTGGACGACCTGACCCCCAGAATGCGCCGGGCCCTCGAGGCGGCCGACCTGGTGGCCGCCGAGGACACCCGGCGCACCGGCCGGCTGCTCGAACACCTGGATCTGCGTCGCCCCCTGCTTTCCTGCCACCGCTTCAACGAGGCCCGTTCGATGAGGCGCCTGATCGAGGTGCTCGAAAGGGGCGGCACCCTGGCGCTGATCTGCGATGGAGGCACCCCCACCATCTCCGACCCGGGCCATCGCCTGGTGGCCGAAGCGGCCCGTCTCGGCCACCGGGTCGTTCCGATCCCCGGCCCCTCGGCGGTGATCGCGGCCCTGTCGGTGGCCGGACTGCCCGCCGATCGCTTCTACTTCGGGGGATTTCTTCCTTCCCGGGCCACCGCCAGGCAACGCCGGATCGAGGCCGCCGCGCATCTGGACGTGACCGTGGTGTTCTTCGAAGCGCCCCACCGGGTGCTGGCGACTCTGGCCGAGATGGAGTCGATCCTCGGCCAGCGCCCCCTGGTGCTCTGCCGGGAGCTGACCAAGCTCCACGAGGAGATCCTGCGAGGCAGTGCGGCCGAAATCCGCCGCGCCCTGGCCCCGCGGGAGAAGATCCGGGGAGAAATCGTGCTGGTCGTGGCGGCGGGCGAGGGCCCCGCCCCCCGGGAGGCGGACGCGGCACTGCGTGAAGCCTACCGGGCCGCCCTCGACGCCGAAGGGGGTGACCGCCGCCGGGCTCTGCGGCGCCTGAGCCGCCAGCTCGGACGCCCCCGGCAGGAACTCAAGGAGCAGCTCCCCGAGGACGGGTAG
- a CDS encoding NYN domain-containing protein has translation MRQWPRVVLIDGYNVLLTLARREGAELNDGDLPGAVDHLTTLLGQWAALRESEVVLVWDRRPGTLRGEEAGLRVIRVDPPAEADDWIAAEARRLQGAGRQIAVVTADRGLARRLPEGTRVFPPRHLEGDLQALVSGPLGHPGRGVHLDEDEIPASSGPVDPRTLPRRRQRPEAPVAPAVPVAPPPTPAPLSGSPGGVGEDRRTAARQAAREERARRRERYMKKLRRKKGR, from the coding sequence ATGCGCCAGTGGCCCAGGGTCGTGCTGATCGACGGCTACAACGTGTTGCTCACCCTGGCGAGGCGGGAGGGTGCAGAGCTGAACGACGGGGATCTCCCCGGCGCCGTCGACCACCTGACGACCCTCCTCGGGCAGTGGGCCGCCCTGCGGGAAAGCGAGGTCGTCCTGGTCTGGGACCGGCGTCCGGGCACCCTGCGCGGCGAGGAAGCAGGCCTGCGGGTGATCCGGGTCGACCCGCCGGCAGAGGCCGACGACTGGATCGCCGCCGAGGCCCGGCGCCTCCAAGGGGCGGGCAGGCAGATCGCGGTGGTCACGGCGGACCGGGGGCTGGCCCGCCGGCTGCCGGAAGGAACCCGGGTCTTCCCTCCCCGGCACCTGGAAGGCGATCTCCAGGCGCTGGTCTCGGGTCCCCTGGGCCATCCGGGCCGGGGCGTTCACCTGGACGAGGATGAAATACCCGCCTCCAGCGGGCCCGTCGATCCGCGAACCCTGCCGCGACGCCGGCAACGGCCGGAGGCCCCGGTCGCCCCGGCGGTCCCCGTGGCCCCGCCCCCCACCCCTGCCCCTCTCTCCGGCTCCCCGGGGGGCGTCGGCGAGGATCGCCGGACCGCCGCCCGCCAGGCGGCCCGGGAGGAGCGTGCCCGCCGGCGCGAACGCTACATGAAAAAACTCCGCCGCAAGAAGGGCAGGTAG
- the amrB gene encoding AmmeMemoRadiSam system protein B — MRRPPWPGSVIMRAWAARLRRARDITGDSALGEKVKMPAVRYPAVAGAFYPADRVRLAALLDRMMPSTPEAVPAMGVLVPHAGYVYSGSCAGAVWGTLALPGRVILLGPNHTGRGAALAAAEEASWATPLGSVAVDRSLLEDLGRRLAALRFDSRAHSAEHGLEVQVPFMQRRREDVQIAPLVSAVTDLPALLEMGRALAEVIESCEGPRPMIAVSSDMTHYESAAAAREKDAAALERLEALDPEGLARVVREREISMCGAACAVAALEALRLLGARSARTVCYTHSGEVTGDDTEVVTYAGMVFS; from the coding sequence GTGCGGCGTCCCCCGTGGCCGGGTTCGGTCATCATGCGGGCCTGGGCCGCACGGCTGCGCCGGGCCCGGGACATCACCGGGGACAGTGCCCTGGGAGAAAAAGTAAAGATGCCTGCCGTGAGGTACCCCGCGGTGGCCGGGGCTTTCTACCCCGCCGATCGTGTCCGTTTGGCCGCCCTGCTCGATCGCATGATGCCCTCGACACCCGAAGCTGTTCCGGCGATGGGAGTACTCGTGCCCCATGCGGGATACGTCTACTCCGGCTCCTGCGCCGGGGCGGTGTGGGGCACCCTCGCGCTTCCCGGGCGGGTGATTCTCCTCGGTCCGAACCACACCGGTCGGGGGGCGGCGCTGGCGGCCGCGGAAGAGGCCTCGTGGGCCACGCCCCTCGGCTCCGTGGCCGTCGACCGAAGCCTGCTCGAGGATCTCGGTCGGCGACTCGCTGCCTTGCGCTTCGATTCCCGGGCCCACTCCGCGGAGCATGGTCTGGAGGTACAGGTTCCTTTCATGCAGCGCCGCCGGGAAGACGTGCAGATCGCGCCCCTGGTGTCGGCCGTCACCGACCTGCCGGCCCTGCTCGAGATGGGGCGAGCCCTGGCGGAGGTGATCGAGAGCTGCGAGGGACCGCGGCCGATGATCGCGGTTTCCTCGGACATGACCCACTACGAAAGCGCCGCCGCGGCGCGGGAGAAGGACGCCGCGGCTCTCGAGCGCCTCGAGGCCCTCGACCCGGAGGGCCTGGCGCGGGTGGTGCGGGAGCGGGAGATCAGCATGTGCGGCGCGGCCTGCGCGGTGGCGGCCCTCGAGGCGCTGCGCCTCCTGGGTGCGCGTTCGGCCAGGACGGTCTGCTACACCCACTCGGGAGAGGTCACCGGCGATGACACCGAGGTGGTGACCTATGCCGGCATGGTGTTTTCCTGA
- a CDS encoding NAD-dependent epimerase/dehydratase family protein: MRVFLTGGTGFLGGRIIDHLLRAGHQVVALARRPEALERREGLLPLRGDLLDRASLERGLADVDAVIHVAALVKRWVKDRSLFDKVNVEAQATLIDLALGRGLEKVLVCSSFVALGPTDRTTGDEDSLHDGRPRNDYERTKLLADRQLRQRMEKGAPLVALYPGVVYGPGRMTDGNILAAAGRDLLRGRLPGTIGPGDRRQCLAFVEDVAAGFLLALDKAEPGSRYVLGGENLTVRQALELMARAGGVEVPRRVIPYSVAGWLGRILCWQAGWTGIEPPLSPGEVEIYRHEWAYSSERARRELGYTITPAAEGLARMMRWLEERDRSPAANSPG, encoded by the coding sequence ATGAGGGTCTTCCTGACCGGCGGAACCGGTTTCCTCGGGGGACGGATCATCGACCACCTGCTGCGGGCCGGTCACCAGGTGGTGGCCCTGGCCCGGCGTCCGGAAGCCCTGGAAAGGCGGGAGGGACTTCTCCCGCTGCGGGGAGACCTTCTCGATCGAGCGAGCCTCGAGCGGGGCCTGGCCGACGTGGACGCGGTGATCCACGTGGCGGCGCTGGTCAAGCGCTGGGTCAAGGACCGATCCCTCTTCGACAAGGTGAACGTGGAGGCCCAGGCCACCCTGATCGACCTGGCCCTGGGGCGGGGTCTCGAAAAGGTGCTGGTCTGCTCGTCCTTCGTCGCCCTGGGACCCACCGACCGTACCACCGGGGACGAGGATTCCCTGCATGACGGCCGGCCGCGAAACGATTACGAGAGGACCAAGCTGCTCGCCGATCGGCAACTGCGCCAGCGCATGGAAAAGGGTGCGCCCCTGGTCGCGCTCTATCCCGGGGTCGTCTACGGCCCGGGGCGCATGACCGACGGCAACATCCTCGCCGCCGCCGGCCGGGATCTTCTCCGGGGTCGCCTGCCGGGGACGATCGGTCCGGGGGACCGGCGTCAATGCCTGGCTTTCGTCGAGGACGTGGCGGCCGGCTTCCTGCTGGCCCTGGACAAGGCGGAACCCGGTTCGCGTTACGTGCTCGGGGGCGAGAACCTCACCGTGCGCCAGGCGCTGGAGCTGATGGCCCGGGCCGGCGGCGTGGAGGTGCCCCGGCGGGTGATCCCCTACTCGGTGGCCGGCTGGCTGGGCCGGATACTTTGTTGGCAGGCCGGTTGGACCGGGATCGAGCCTCCCCTGAGTCCCGGCGAGGTGGAGATCTACCGCCACGAATGGGCCTATTCGTCCGAGCGGGCCCGGCGGGAACTGGGTTACACCATCACTCCGGCCGCCGAGGGTCTGGCGCGGATGATGCGCTGGCTCGAGGAGCGCGACCGGAGCCCGGCGGCCAACTCGCCGGGTTGA
- a CDS encoding TIGR00297 family protein has product MSSIGREMARKGVHVAMGGFAFLLVWLTPWQAALLACGALVHNLFVLPRYGGRRIFRGTASERGHDLGIVLYPASILALVLIFPGHLEIVAAAWGLLAFGDGMATVAGILARGRGGSLPWNPQKSWVGLLAFAAFGGAGSATLYGWTLGVTMEAAWLLPLLLVAAVMAVVESLPLGLDDNIVVSVGGGALLYAALSIDPQVLVERKDVFVGRVLAAVAVNLLLGVAAWKAGSVDRSGLLHGVVLGTAIWVFAGAGGFLMLFAFFFLGSAATRVGYGTKIREGTAQEKGGARGAANAWANAGAGALFALLAAGSAEPGPYWLALVAAFATATADTLGSEIGQAYGRRTYLVTTFRPVPRGTDGAVSLEGTLAGVAGSLVVALLGWGMGLISPAAVAWVVLAAWIGTTLESYLGALLERRARIDNEAQNFLNTLVGGVVAMALVHGL; this is encoded by the coding sequence ATGTCGTCCATCGGTCGGGAAATGGCGCGCAAGGGTGTGCATGTGGCCATGGGAGGCTTTGCCTTCCTGCTCGTGTGGTTGACGCCCTGGCAGGCGGCGCTGCTGGCCTGCGGGGCCCTGGTCCACAACCTCTTCGTGCTGCCCCGCTACGGCGGCCGGCGCATCTTCCGCGGGACCGCTTCCGAGCGGGGACACGACCTGGGCATCGTGCTCTATCCCGCCAGCATCCTGGCCCTGGTGCTGATCTTCCCCGGGCACCTCGAAATCGTCGCTGCGGCCTGGGGGCTGCTGGCTTTCGGTGATGGTATGGCCACGGTGGCGGGCATCCTGGCGCGAGGCCGTGGCGGCAGCCTGCCGTGGAATCCCCAGAAGTCCTGGGTCGGCCTGCTGGCCTTCGCGGCCTTTGGCGGAGCCGGTTCCGCCACCCTTTACGGCTGGACGCTGGGCGTGACGATGGAAGCCGCCTGGCTGCTGCCCCTGCTGCTCGTGGCCGCCGTGATGGCGGTGGTCGAGAGCCTCCCCCTGGGCCTGGACGACAACATCGTGGTTTCGGTGGGCGGCGGGGCCCTGCTCTACGCGGCGCTTTCCATCGACCCCCAGGTGCTGGTGGAGCGGAAGGACGTGTTCGTCGGCCGCGTGCTGGCGGCGGTGGCCGTCAACCTGCTGCTGGGGGTGGCCGCGTGGAAGGCTGGTTCGGTGGACCGTTCGGGCCTGCTCCACGGGGTCGTGCTCGGGACGGCGATCTGGGTTTTCGCTGGCGCGGGCGGCTTCCTGATGCTCTTCGCCTTTTTCTTCCTGGGCAGCGCCGCCACCCGGGTGGGCTATGGGACGAAGATCAGGGAGGGCACCGCCCAGGAGAAGGGGGGCGCCCGGGGGGCCGCCAACGCCTGGGCCAATGCCGGTGCGGGGGCCCTCTTCGCCCTGCTCGCCGCGGGCAGCGCCGAGCCCGGGCCCTACTGGCTGGCGCTTGTCGCGGCCTTCGCCACCGCCACCGCCGACACCCTGGGCTCGGAGATCGGCCAGGCCTATGGCCGCCGGACTTACCTGGTCACCACCTTCCGTCCGGTTCCGCGAGGCACCGATGGCGCGGTCAGTCTCGAGGGGACCCTGGCAGGCGTCGCCGGGTCGCTGGTGGTGGCTCTGCTGGGTTGGGGGATGGGGTTGATCTCCCCGGCGGCCGTCGCCTGGGTCGTGCTCGCCGCCTGGATCGGGACGACTCTCGAGAGCTATCTCGGCGCTCTGCTCGAGCGTCGAGCCCGGATCGACAACGAGGCGCAGAACTTCCTCAACACCCTCGTGGGGGGGGTGGTGGCCATGGCCCTGGTGCATGGACTCTGA
- a CDS encoding UbiA family prenyltransferase — MSQSTVPATGGTGGLVEYIRFTRPFTLLPPTLGVISGAICAWGSYWNPDPARELHLSVILTVLLGSLCAALLNAASNVINQIYDLEIDRINKPERMLPAGRISLRAAWGYTWLLYAAAVLPTWLVVIYPARGLADRWLIPPGMLEGAPFIVRILAGHACFFIYLAGMAFTFVYSAPVLGRTKRHALGANLTIAVPRGMLLKVAGWSMVGPVLALEPWYIGLIFALFLVGAASTKDFSDMEGDLAGGCRTLPLRFGVRTAAWMMAPSFVLPWLLVPLGVWLPDPLDPAGAHAVLTGNPLALVLLGLGLAAWGSYTVWLILRDPEAMATTENHPSWTHMYLMMMAAQVGFAAAYLL, encoded by the coding sequence GTGAGTCAGAGCACAGTCCCCGCCACCGGCGGGACCGGTGGGCTGGTGGAGTACATCCGCTTCACCCGACCCTTCACACTCTTGCCCCCGACACTCGGGGTGATCTCCGGCGCGATCTGCGCGTGGGGCTCCTACTGGAACCCGGATCCGGCGCGCGAGCTTCATCTCTCGGTGATCCTCACCGTCCTGCTGGGTTCGCTCTGCGCGGCCCTGCTCAACGCGGCGAGTAACGTGATCAACCAGATCTACGACCTGGAGATCGATCGCATCAACAAGCCCGAGCGCATGCTGCCGGCGGGGAGGATCTCGCTTCGGGCCGCCTGGGGCTATACCTGGCTGCTCTACGCTGCGGCGGTGCTCCCCACCTGGCTGGTGGTGATCTACCCGGCGCGGGGCCTGGCGGATCGCTGGTTGATTCCGCCGGGGATGCTCGAAGGAGCGCCTTTCATCGTCCGGATCCTGGCCGGCCACGCCTGTTTTTTCATCTACCTGGCCGGGATGGCCTTCACCTTCGTCTACTCGGCTCCGGTCCTGGGGCGCACCAAGCGTCACGCCCTCGGCGCCAACCTGACCATCGCCGTTCCACGGGGCATGCTGCTCAAGGTGGCGGGGTGGTCGATGGTCGGTCCGGTGCTGGCCCTCGAGCCGTGGTACATCGGGCTGATCTTCGCCCTCTTCCTGGTGGGGGCGGCGTCCACCAAGGATTTCTCCGACATGGAGGGCGACCTGGCGGGGGGCTGCCGCACCCTGCCGCTTCGCTTCGGGGTGAGGACGGCGGCCTGGATGATGGCCCCGTCGTTCGTTCTGCCCTGGCTGCTGGTGCCCCTCGGTGTCTGGTTGCCCGACCCCCTCGACCCGGCCGGGGCCCACGCCGTATTGACCGGCAACCCCCTGGCCCTGGTGTTGCTGGGGCTGGGCCTGGCCGCCTGGGGCAGCTACACCGTCTGGCTCATCCTGCGGGATCCCGAAGCCATGGCCACTACCGAGAACCACCCCTCCTGGACTCACATGTACCTGATGATGATGGCCGCCCAGGTCGGCTTCGCGGCGGCTTATCTGCTATAA
- the prmC gene encoding peptide chain release factor N(5)-glutamine methyltransferase — protein sequence MKLGEQLGRAAERLAAAGIEGPRREARWLLAHVLEIAPGELALRLRQPLPPAAGRRLEALIEQRCRRRPLQYLLGSWPFLDFDVKCDERALVPRPETEDLALLVSEQLAAGSSGRLLDVGTGGGCIALALARRHPALEILAVDSDGGALSLARENLRRAGLADRVGLLRSDLLTGLGGLGPGAFVVANLPYVTEAEWEELQPEVRDHEPRQALVAADDGLALIRKLAEQAAGRLGPGGRMALEMAPGQTSRMAAELAAAGWEQCRIHRDRFDRPRIVTARRGR from the coding sequence ATGAAACTCGGAGAGCAGCTCGGCCGGGCTGCCGAGCGCCTCGCGGCGGCGGGGATCGAGGGTCCCCGCCGGGAGGCCCGCTGGTTGCTGGCCCACGTGCTGGAGATCGCTCCCGGAGAGCTGGCCCTGCGTCTCCGTCAGCCCCTGCCGCCGGCCGCCGGGCGGCGCCTGGAGGCGCTGATCGAGCAGCGCTGTCGCCGGCGCCCCCTGCAATACCTGCTGGGAAGCTGGCCCTTTCTGGATTTCGATGTGAAGTGCGACGAAAGAGCCCTGGTGCCCCGCCCGGAGACCGAGGACCTGGCGCTGCTGGTCTCGGAGCAGCTCGCCGCCGGGTCTTCGGGGAGGCTCCTCGACGTGGGAACCGGCGGCGGCTGCATCGCCCTGGCCCTGGCCCGTCGTCACCCGGCTCTCGAGATCCTGGCGGTGGACAGCGACGGTGGAGCCCTCTCTCTGGCCCGGGAGAATCTTCGCCGCGCCGGCCTCGCGGACCGGGTCGGCCTGCTGCGCTCGGACCTGTTGACCGGCCTGGGCGGCTTGGGACCGGGCGCCTTCGTGGTGGCCAACCTGCCCTACGTCACCGAGGCGGAGTGGGAAGAGCTTCAGCCCGAGGTACGGGACCACGAACCCCGGCAGGCCCTGGTCGCCGCGGACGATGGGCTGGCCCTGATCCGCAAGCTCGCCGAGCAGGCGGCCGGGCGTCTGGGGCCGGGGGGGCGCATGGCTCTCGAGATGGCTCCCGGGCAAACGTCACGGATGGCCGCCGAACTGGCCGCCGCCGGCTGGGAGCAGTGCCGCATCCACCGTGACCGCTTCGATCGCCCGCGCATCGTGACCGCCCGCCGGGGTCGGTGA
- a CDS encoding DUF488 domain-containing protein: protein MAQKIVWTVGHSSRSAEQLVALLTEAGIAAVADVRSSPWSRRHPWHGRDEMERILAAAAIAYHWLGAALGGLRDEGYAAHRLTDVYQEGLRRLIALAGDQPTALLCAEADPRSCHRKFIADDLSRRGLLVRHLLGPGESVPHQPALFAE, encoded by the coding sequence ATGGCACAGAAGATCGTCTGGACAGTCGGACACTCCAGCCGCAGTGCCGAGCAGCTGGTGGCGCTGCTGACGGAGGCGGGGATCGCCGCTGTCGCCGACGTGCGCTCGTCCCCCTGGAGTCGCCGGCATCCGTGGCACGGGCGGGACGAGATGGAGCGGATCCTCGCCGCGGCGGCCATCGCCTACCACTGGCTCGGCGCGGCCCTGGGAGGGCTGCGGGACGAGGGTTACGCGGCCCATCGGCTGACCGACGTCTACCAGGAGGGGCTCCGCCGGCTGATCGCCCTGGCCGGGGACCAGCCCACCGCCCTGCTCTGTGCCGAGGCCGATCCCCGCTCCTGCCACCGCAAGTTCATTGCCGACGATCTTTCCCGGCGTGGCCTGCTGGTGCGCCACCTCCTGGGGCCCGGGGAGAGCGTGCCCCACCAGCCCGCCCTCTTCGCCGAGTGA